One Rhizoctonia solani chromosome 3, complete sequence genomic region harbors:
- a CDS encoding DSBA-like thioredoxin domain protein, giving the protein MSSYTKGQVITLTITSAIVCPWCYIATLELRRAIARAYKSQLPLRFQIEYRPFECKTILYDTADRAKIESQGRAQKLGITLRRQSNTQWKSASASRLLLHAYQKGGQNAQQALLTELFRAHHEKNEDIDDFEILADYCERIGIMSREETFMFLESNCLLDEVEQTLDIARSMGISVVPLTVINNKWSLVGAQSSDVYYKIFLQLAQGKDL; this is encoded by the exons ATGTCGAGTTACACCAAAGGGCAAGTGATAACGTTAACCATAACCAGCGCAATTGTCTG CCCTTGGTGTTATATCGCCACTCTCGAGCTTCGTAGAGCGATTGCTCGCGCATACAAGAGCCAACTCCCTCTACGATTTCAAATTGAATACAGGCCCTTTGAATGCAAAACTATACTCTACGACACTGCTGATCGCGCCAAGATAGAATCTCAAGGCCG AGCACAAAAGCTTGGTATCACCCT TCGAAGACAGTCAAATACACAGTGGAAATCGGCTTCAGCATCTCGCCTACTTCTACATGCATACCAGAAAGGCGGACAAAACGCACAACAAGCGTTACTTACTGAGCTCTTTCGGGCACATCATGAAAAGAACGAGGACATCGACGATTTTGAGATACTGGCTGACTATTGCGAACGGATTGGGATCATGTCAAGGGAGGAG ACATTCATGTTTCTCGAATCAAACTGCCTTCTGGACGAAGTAGAACAAACGCTGGATATTGCCCGAAGCATGGGTATCTCGGTTGTTCCCCTCACAGTCATCAATAATAAGTGGTCATTGGTCGGCGCCCAGTCATCTGATGTGTATTACAAA ATATTCCTGCAATTAGCTCAAGGGAAGGACTTATAA
- a CDS encoding L-arabinokinase, whose product MIHSTTITTGPPGSTTLVKQQLIDSMERQVIAYYCSGHGYGHATRVSAFTSHLLELGSRFEVHIVSSAPAHIFSDCLKASEHCHYRYAEIDPVVAQPLAYRVDRDKSVRVLERFLSQRDAKIAQELEWLGKIGACCVLSDSAFLACAAANAASLPCALVTNFTFDSVYSYLGTQFIDESPSSQSTPHQEHAAAVSELPPDVPIPESILAPLVDQIVKDYRCADLLLRLPGAIPIPSFSPNHPLPAPNWVDLETCRFKPEVTNTLLQQAETLPLYPSIPFPTGKSKPVSRQIRQAPLLVRHPTPDTDRTQLLDYIGVPRSFHGHKVLIVSFGGQVIKRPTGTRTPSRTPSPNYSPPGSTINLQNPTPPSRPRHHRHTSSVASVASLTASNVVNDPERLHAALASPARIATPSHIYVPGAPPASNPSSPMLSTVRSNSTGPVFASFFTPPTPGTEFSGPPAPGAFVEVKPHKDIYLTVPHSLPTPDDSAESSPIDDDLDIPRLIPEGWIAIVCGVSKNWGEEDLPERFFVAPKDVYMPDVTAMGDVLLVPRALFVEEHGLRMLMETAGTGVELPRERYEAGDWASAIEEAWALGAEKKIARRLLGARGDARRRRQGEEMAREFEAWLSLWTQPRH is encoded by the exons Atgatt CACTCCACAACCATCACCACTGGGCCTCCAGGCTCGACGACTCTCGTTAAACAACAACTTATTGATTCAATGGAGCGCCAAGTTATTGCATACTATTGCTCTGGACATGGCTATGGCCATGCAACACGGGTGTCGG CATTTACGTCCCACTTGCTTGAGCTGGGGAGCCGCTTTGAGGTCCATATTGTGTCTTCAGCACCCGCTCACATATTCTCGGACTGTCTCAAGGCATCCGAACATTGTCATTATCGCTATGCCGAGATTGATCCCGTAGTGGCCCAGCCACTCGCGTACCG AGTTGACCGAGACAAGAGTGTCCGTGTACTCGAACGGTTCCTAAGCCAACGTGATGCAAAGATAGCTCAGGAGTTGGAATGGCTAGGCAAGATCGGCGCATGTTGCGTATTGAGCGACTCGGCATTCTTGGCATG CGCAGCTGCCAATGCAGCATCGCTTCCTTGTGCACTAGTGACCAATTTCACATTCGACTCTGTTTACTCGTACCTGGGAACTCAATTCATTGACGAGTCTCCTTCGTCCCAGTCCACCCCACATCAAGAACACGCGGCAGCGGTGTCTGAACTGCCCCCAGACGTACCCATTCCCGAGTCTATCCTTGCTCCTTTAGTCGACCAAATTGTCAAGGATTATCGATGTGCGGATTTGCTTCTCCGTCTCCCTGGTGCTATCCCTATTCCATCGTTCTCTCCAAATCACCCTCTACCCGCACCAAACTGGGTCGACCTCGAGACATGTCGGTTCAAGCCCGAAGTAACCAATACCCTACTACAACAAGCCGAAACACTTCCTTTGTACCCTTCGATCCCATTTCCGACTGGGAAGTCCAAACCGGTCTCGAGGCAAATTCGACAAGCACCACTGTTAGTCCGTCATCCAACCCCTGACACAGATCGAACCCAACTTTTGGATTACATTGGTGTACCACGCTCGTTCCATGGCCACAAGGTCTTGATCGTATCATTTGGAGGccaagtaatcaagcgaCCCACTGGGACACGCACACCTTCAAGGACACCTTCACCCAACTACTCGCCTCCAGGCTCGACGATTAACTTGCAAAATCCAACCCCCCCTTCGCGACCGAGGCATCATCGCCATACCTCCAGTGTGGCCTCAGTTGCGTCACTGACCGCATCCAACGTTGTCAATGACCCTGAGCGATTGCATGCTGCCCTGGCAAGTCCGGCTCGGATCGCGACTCCGTCTCACATCTATGTTCCAGGGGCCCCGCCAGCATCGAACCCCTCTTCACCTATGCTCTCCACTGTGCGTTCGAATTCGACAGGTCCGGTCTTTGCCTCGTTCTTTACTCCACCAACCCCCGGGACCGAGTTTTCGGGGCCGCCGGCACCCGGAGCATTTGTGGAAGTCAAGCCCCATAAGGACATTTACCTCACTGTACCTCATTCATTGCCTACCCCTGATGACTCTGCCGAAAGCTCTCCGATTGACGATGATCTAGACATCCCTCGGCTTATCCCGGAAGGCTGGATCGCGATCGTCTGCGGCGTTTCCAAGAATTGGGGAGAAGAGGACCTGCCCGAGAGGTTCTTTGTGGCGCCAAAGGATGTCTATATGCCGGATGTAACTGCTATGGGTGATGTCTTGCTTG TTCCGCGAGCTTTGTTTGTAGAGGAACACGGTCTGCGCATGTTGATGGAGACGGCTGGAACCGGTGTCGAACTGCCTCGCGAGCGTTACGAGGCCGGAGATTGGGCCTCTGCCATCGAAGAAGCGTGGGCTCTCGGCGCCGAAAAGAAAATTGCCCGAAGACTATTGGGAGCTCGGGGAGATGCCCGGCGACGCCGACAAGGAGAGGAGATGGCCCGCGAGTTTGAAGCTTGGTTGAGCCTCTGGACTCAGCCTCGTCACTAA
- a CDS encoding Fungal specific transcription factor domain, with translation MVVIDQTVAFVESNPEPHHSRDSVMSSTSKLATVVEEEDANVMGSTQSVEHAHSMSGHECTWSQEEDARRPATKQLVESLRVRIRELEAEVAQLRPVHNPDTMRASLVPSSASSDGAQPEPQPEFPGQSHLTASQLHQLTVKGASGPTSMWSTFPSDNLSPPQRLPHDPYTYQYVFQRDPNTPSHLQPRATQLSDQCEWGRNLCLSQLDPATEFDRMEHDILLHRCFAFHTTWLRVIEPEHFLRDMLVQLTPGYPDPHPHEARALTYSPFLHCALMSFATAFSDKPLVKAKETRAHFASCAKQHLEKECDRPTITVVQALTFLSDYHASLGERGLAYLYFGMSCRMVRALGLCIDSRPWVESQRITQEELVARDWQFWSTFCQDKIMSLDYGRDYDVPLPHLNVNLPEIDDNLDQQIWPGERFSRQEKLKNHNQVGLRRSSSRHASLCFWSADYGSCILKAVKTGGYTEGHLNLDTWYNNLPESLTISARSATKPLPHVIVLNIAYWWLLLLLHRPFYARTARSASNASTEIPSSFTDLSVKICDRATVKIVHLVMLFDKCYGMRYFPLSMLQVIFMAGATLLVQSASLSETAVKKRADAHEGTRNVFMRSRPQLKHGIVRKYQQATCKAYCKSKPQRRMFNCGPANLQAQPPSADSSPVAYSHPALPSSTGPAPYGTLPAPTTTQLYREFISQQDPFELGYTISIPSQLQHHVQYPGLHQLHQHPLMGMPSGAQFLPNPHVLPLPYDPNFHEGYSMHHGNGTEYYHSGSFTPSTISNNGNP, from the exons ATGGTTGTGATCGACCAAACTGTGGCCTTCGTTGAGAGCAACCCGGAACCGCACCACAGTCGAGACTCTGTCATGTCCTCCACATCCAAG CTTGCAACAGTTGTCGAAGAAGAAGATGCAAATGTGATGGGGTCCACCCAGTCTGTGGAACATGCACATTCTATGTCC GGCCACGAG TGTACCTGGAGCCAAGAAGAAGATGCGCGTCGACCGGCCACAAAGCAATTGGTCGAGAGCCTTCGCGTTAGGATCAGAGAACTTGAGGCAGAAGTAGCACAGCTTCGCCCTGTTCACAACCCTGATACCATGCGTGCCAGTTTGGTGCCCTCCTCAGCAAGCAGCGACGGAGCCCAGCCCGAGCCCCAACCCGAGTTCCCAGGGCAATCTCATCTAACGGCGAGTCAACTCCACCAACTGACCGTCAAAGG TGCCAGTGGCCCCACATCCATGTGGTCTACTTTCCCCTCAGACAATCTGTCACCCCCACAGCGTCTTCCGCACGATCCTTACACTTATCAATATGTCTTCCAACGCGACCCAAATACGCCCTCTCACCTTCAGCCCCGTGCCACCCAACTTTCTGACCAATGTGAATGGGGGCGAAACCTATGTCTGTCGCAACTCGACCCAGCTACAGAGTTTGATCGTATGGAGCATGACATCCTGCTTCATAGATGCTTCGCTTTTCACACTACTTGGTTGCGAGTTATAGAGCCAGAGCACTTTTTGCGGGACATGCTCGTCCAACTAACACCCGGATACCCTGACCCCCATCCTCACGAAGCCCGCGCATTGACCTACAGCCCATTCCTGCACTGCGCATTAATGAGCTTCGCAACCGCTTTTTCGGACAAACCCCTAGTAAAGGCCAAGGAAACTCGTGCCCATTTTGCCTCATGCGCCAAGCAGCATTTAGAAAAGGAATGCGACCGACCTACCATAACAGTGGTTCAAGCCTTGACATTTTTGAGTGACTATCACGCAAGCTTGGGAGAACGCGGGTTGGCATACCTATACTTTG GAATGAGTTGTCGGATGGTTCGGGCGC TTGGGTTATGCATCGATTCACGACCATGGGTTGAAAGTCAACGGATCACTCAGGAGGAGCTCGTTGCTCGAGATTGGCAATTTTGGTCAACATTCTGCCAAG ACAAGATAATG TCACTTGACTACGGTCGAGATTATGATGTCCCCCTACCACACCTCAACGTAAATCTCCCTGAAATTGATGATAACCTGGATCAACAAATATGGCCAGGAGAAAGATTCAGTCGCCAGGAGAAGTTGAAAAACCACAACCAAGTCGGACTACGAAGGTCTTCTTCGAGGCATGCAAGCTTATGCTTTTGGAGTGCGGATTATGGAAGCTGT ATACTCAAGGCCGTCAAAACTGGAGGTTACACAGAAGGACA CCTTAACCTCGACACATGGTATAACAATCTTCCTGAGAGCCTCACCATTTCAGCTCGCTCCGCCACCAAACCCCTTCCACACGTCATAGTATTGAATATCGCCTATTGgtggcttcttcttcttctacATCGTCCATTTTATGCGAGGACAGCCCGTTCGGCGTCGAACGCCTCAACGGAAATCCCTTCTTCCTTTACCGACCTGAGCGTCAAGATCTGTGACCGAGCAACGGTCAAAATTGTACATCTCGTCATGCTCTTCGATAAATGTTACGGAATGCGGTATTTCCCGTTATCAATGCTTCAG GTGATATTCATGGCCGGGGCTACTCTCCTAGTTCAAAGCGCAAGTCTCTCGGAAACAGCTGTCAAGAAAAGAGCCGACGCTCACGAAGGAACACGGAATGTGTTTATGCGCTCCAGGCCGCAGCTCAAACATGGGATTGTGCGAAAATATCAGCAAGCTACTTGCAAAGCTTATTGCAAGAGCAAACCGCAGAGACGAATGTTCAACTGTGG GCCTGCGAATCTTCAAGCACAACCACCGAGTGCTGACTCATCACCAGTGGCGTATTCCCATCCCGCTCTCCCGAGTTCTACTGGTCCAGCTCCTTACGGTACACTCCCAGCACCAACAACTACGCAGCTTTACCGCGAATTCATATCACAACAGGACCCTTTCGAACTAGGCTACACAATCTCGATCCCATCCCAACTTCAGCATCATGTACAGTATCCTGGGCTCCACCAACTTCACCAACATCCATTGATGGGCATGCCGTCAGGAGCACAGTTTTTACCAAACCCACATGTTCTGCCTTTGCCCTATGACCCGAATTTCCATGAAGGGTACTCCATGCATCATGGAAATGGTACCGAGTATTATCACAGCGGGAGTTTCACGCCATCTACCATTTCTAATAATGGAAATCCTTAG
- a CDS encoding Zinc-binding dehydrogenase — MSGIQFKGYAIHDKKKWSDLKPVEIQPKKWEETDIDIAITHCGSRHEIIGKAVRVGSIAAEKTGFKVGDRVGVGAHIWSCGECQACKTDNENYCPKGLDTYNSPYPDGIISQGGFSTAIRADHRFAFPIPEKLKSEHAASMLCAGLTVFSPLVRNGCGPGKKVGIVGLGGLGHYGVMFAKALGAEVYVLSHSPNKEADAKKLGADHFIVTSDKVAVINSAKIDVTEGYPLKDFLPLLFVNGVFVNVGIPDSPLPQIGPFDIVANGVHLAGSLIGSKKEAIQMLQLAADKGIEPWIELMPMSKVKEAVEGMKEGKPKYRYVLVQDFVPTDGSGFH; from the exons ATGTCCGGCATTCAATTCAAGGGATACGCCATTCACGACAAGAAAAAATGG AGCGATTTGAAACCTGTCGAAATCCAACCAAAGAAATGGGAGGAAACCGATATTGACATTGCCATCACCCACTGCGG TAGTCGG CACGAGATTATCGGCAAGGCCGTTCGTGTAGGATCCATTGCTGCCGAGAAGACAGGCTTCAAGGTTGGCGACCGCGTAGGCGTGGGTGCTCACATCTGGAGTTGCGGTGAATGTCAAGCATGCAAGACCGACAACGAAAACTACTGTCCCAAGGGACTGGATACATAT AACTCCCCTTATCCTGATGGAATCATTTCCCAAGGTGGATTTAGCACTGCGATCCGTGCTGATCACCGATTCGCTTTCCCTATCCCAGAGAAGCTCAAATCGGAGCATGCAGCTAGTATGCTC TGCGCTGGACTAACGGTCTTTTCGCCCCTTGTCCGGAATGGCTGTGGTCCAGGCAAGAAGGTTGGTATTGTGGGGCTTGGTGGTCTC GGGCATTATGGGGTCATGTTTGCTAAGGCACTGGGTGCCGAGGTCTACGTTCTTTCGCACAGCCCGAATAAAGAGGCCGATGCGAAGAAGCTTGGAGCTGACCACTTCATTGTAACTAGCGACAAGGTAGCGGTGATTAACTCTGCAAAGA TTGATGTGACTGAAGGATATCCATTGAAGGATTTCCTTCC GTTACTGTTCGTCAATGGTGTCTTTGTCAACGTTGGAATTCCTGATTCCCCACTTCCCCAAATCGGGCCGTTTGATATCGTTGCCAACGGAGTTCACCTTGCAGGATCACTTATTGGATCCAAGAAGGAGGCTATCCAAATGCTG CAACTGGCTGCAGATAAGGGAATTGAGCCATGGATCGAGTTGATGCCGATGAGCAAAGTAAAGGAAGCAGTTGAGGGCATGAAAGAGGGCAAACCCAAGTACCGCTACGTCCTGGTCCAAGACTTTGTTCCGACCGACGGCAGTGGCTTCCATTGA
- a CDS encoding U4/U6,U5 tri-snRNP-associated protein snu66 — MSMEESISLEETNKIRISLGLKPLTDDKAPSNDKEQEAEQNYTNRKKQEEDDRKKGEIAKNIAKARNRIELNRRLVGATLGDADDDAGVDAKNWIKKAKKKEKELAAKRQAELESMDRMAQATYDERDLEGLKVSHDMDQLNEGEDRILTLKDSRILDNEEDELQNIDMAEDEKDKERHELKTKRRDYTGYDDDEFLPGQAGMKRAVLSKYDEDIDGPKQGQSFRLGAAAQTGPKMSIQDDDTMSVNRALLSLEYTKNVEISDYLKEGDIGFKKPKAKKKRSSRRNQPEESEPAPESASMDVDEKPAPTFTRRERNLDANFVDDDELQAALARSRRSKARKINKLSPEEIAKRVADEKNEAEAEEAMRNEETAKGGLELDDTSEFVRSVTFDPVAVEPKKLALQLPTPAAPAPSSGQVEDQTIESMEVDDEKEDGEADEEDDEAMLNAIEGMIAAAAGGTMPGEAPLNIKAEEELEIGTAAAAASGRGMAGTLKALKQQGLLSGPDSEVEERERTQKHKDAWLASHRRLLAERELARLRSRGMSKDQAAREYENRVRDQQEARETMESYKDYKPDIELKYYDDTGRELDTKEAWKALSHRFHGKGSGRAKMEKRMKKIAEEKKRQAMIAGDTPLSMNKAFQTRQEKAGQAHMVLSVGNRGAVPQLAEFLDNRDISKANKQADKGKKKKVEGEATPVMSSVDITSFVAPTTTVTASTSQASTPPPPKMKPAFSRVTAEPVSGSASPAGGVGLERGKVAFGFSVKRKAENEGEGSGSPKRR; from the exons ATGAGCATGGAAGAATCGATCTCCCTCGAAGAGACCAATAAAATCCGTATCTCCCTTGGTCTAAAACCCCTTACGGATGACAAAGCACCATCGAATGATAAAGAACAAGAGGCAGAACAGAACTATACAAACCGCAAAAAGCAAGAGGAGGACGATCGAAAGAAGGG GGAGATAGCAAAGAACATAGCCAA GGCCCGTAATCGAATAGAACTCAACAGACGACTCGTGGGCGCTACTCTCGGCGATGCAGACGATGACGCTGGCGTAGACGCCAAAAACTGGATTAAAAAGGCGAAAAAGAAAGAGAAGGAATTGGCAGCAAAGAGGCAGGCCGAGTTGGAGAGCATGGACCGGATGGcgcaagctacctacgatGAAC GTGACTTGGAAGGACTAAAGGTCAGCCATGACATGGACCAGCTCAACGAGGGTGAAGACCGGATTCTGACGCTCAAAGATAGCCGGATTTTGGATAATGAGG AGGACGAGCTTCAAAATATTGACATGGCCGAGGACGAAAAGGACAAGGAACGGCACGAACTCAAGACGAAGCGAAGAGATTACACTGGTTATGACGATGACGAGTTCTTACCCGGTCAAGCTGGCATGAAACGTGCTGTGTTATCCAAATATGACGAGGATATTGATGGGCCAAAGCAGGGG CAATCGTTTCGCCTTGGAGCGGCTGCTCAAACTGGCCCAAAAATGAGCATTCAAGACGACGACACGATGTCAGTCAATCGCGCGCTCTTGTCCTTGGAGTACACCA AAAACGTCGAGATATCAGATTACCTAAAAGAGGGAGATATCGGGTTCAAGAAACCAAAG GCAAAGAAAAAGCGCTCTTCTCGACGCAACCAACCCGAAGAATCCGAGCCAGCGCCTGAATCTGCCTCTATGGACGTCGACGAGAAGCCCGCGCCTACGTTCACGCGTCGAGAACGCAATTTGGACGCTAACTTCGTCGATGACGATGAATTGCAAGCCGCTCTCGCTCGCAGTCGACGATCAAAGGCACGGAAGATCAATAAACTCAGTCCAGAAGAGATCGCCAAACGAG TGGCCGACGAAAAGAACGAGGCGGAAGCTGAGGAGGCTATGCGCAACGAAGAGACTGCCAAAGGAGGACTCGAACTAGATGACACTTCTGAATTCGTACGATCCGTCACGTTTGACCCCGTCGCCGTTGAACCCAAAAAACTAGCACTACAACTACCTACGCCtgcagctccagctccatcCTCGGGCCAAGTTGAGGACCAAACTATTGAGAGCATGGAGGTTGATGATGAAAAGGAGGACGGCGAGGcggacgaggaagacgacGAGGCGATGCTAAATGCGATCGAGGGCATGATTGCTGCTGCAGCTGGGGGCACGATGCCTGGGGAGGCACCGTTGAATATCAAGGCCGAAGAGGAGCTTGAA ATAGGAACCGCTGCTGCTGCGGCCTCTGGTCGCGGAATGGCCGGTACGCTCAAAGCGCTCAAACAACAAGGCCTTCTCTCTGGCCCCGATTCCGAGGTCGAAGAACGCGAGCGCACGCAGAAACATAAGGACGCATGGCTAGCTTCTCATCGCCGACTTCTTGCAGAACGTGAACTCGCGCGGTTACGGTCAAGAGGGATGTCCAAGGATCAGGCTGCACGTGAATACGAGAATCGTGTGCGAGACCAACAAGAAGCGAGGGAGACAATGGAAAGCTACAAGGACTACAAGCCCGATATCGAGCTGAAGTATTATGATGACACTGGACGAGAGTTGGACACCAAGGAGGCGTGGAAGGCGCTCAGTCATAGGTTCCATGGCAAAGGCAGTGGGCGTGCCAAGATGGAGAAGCGAATGAAAAAGATTGcggaagaaaagaagaggCAGGCGATGATTGCTGGCGACACGCCGTTGAGTATGAACAAGGCGTTCCAGACTCGCCAGGAGAAAGCTGGCCAGGCGCACATGGTGTTGTCGGTCGGAAACAGAGG TGCTGTGCCCCAGCTTGCTGAATTTCTGGACAATCGCGACATATCTAAAGCGAACAAACAGGCTGACAAGGGTAAAAAGAAGAAAGTCGAGGGCGAGGCCACGCCCGTCATGTCGTCAGTTGACATCACATCGTTCGTCGCACCTACCACTACCGTGACTGCTTCTACCAGCCAAGCGTCTACACCTCCGCCGCCCAAGATGAAGCCCGCCTTTTCACGCGTCACTGCCGAACCTGTTTCTGGCTCGGCATCTCCTGCAGGTGGAGTGGGGTTGGAGCGCGGCAAGGTTGCGTTTGGATTTTCGGTCAAGAGAAAGGCTGAGAATGAGGGCGAGGGATCTGGGTCTCCCAAGCGACGATAA
- a CDS encoding glycoside hydrolase family 128 protein gives MFICLFILLVTGVNTSSPNLPRAGGSKAGLGWGGGGEISQFEAGKVSWYYTWSPTSWVQPPPNLEFVPMLWGGKDASTFAKAVTPDSIAANGWTHILGMNEPQEESQSNMSPGDAANMWKTYLEPLRAKNPNLRLGSPAPSSRPNGIQWIHDFIGNCNVNGGCTVDFIALHYYGVNSTQFIQHINDYHNAFQRPIWVTEWACQDFNNGPQCSYNQIVEFLDETQTYMDNTDWVERYAWFGAMAKTPINKDTGLMDSSGEITDLGKQYMGSQAPMTHSGVIRLEFPFGLLFMSTLFAIMTV, from the exons ATGTTCATCTGCCTGTTCATATTGTTGGTCACTGGCGTGAACACTTCCTCTCCTAATCTGCCTCGTGCTGGAGGCTCCAAGGCGGGGCTGGGATGGGGAGGCGGTGGCGAAATATCCCAGTTTGAGGCGGGAAAGGTCTCCTG gtactatacatggTCGCCTACTTCATGGGTCCAGCCACCTCCAAACCTCGAGTTTGTCCCAATGTTATGGGGAGGAAAGGACGCCTCCACTTTTGCCAAGGCTGTTACACCCGATTCTATAGCCGCAAACGGGTGGACACATATTCTAGGGATGAATGA GCCTCAAGAAGAATCCCAGTCGAATATGAGTCCAGGTGACGCTGCCAATATGTGGAAGACCTACCTCGAGCCTCTCAGAGCCAAGAATCCAAACCTACGCCTGGGATCTCCAGCGCCGTCCAGCCGTCCTAACGGAATACAGTGGATTCACGATTTCATCGGTAACTGCAACGTTAATGGGGGGTGCACCGTTGATTTCATCGCTTTGC ACTATTACGGTGTCAACTCAACTCAGTTTATTCAGCATATAAATGACTATCACAATGCATTTCAACGACCAATCTGGGTTACCGAATGGGCCTGCCAAGACTTC AACAACGGTCCACAATGCTCGTACAACCAGATAGTCGAGTTCTTGGACGAGACTCAAACATATATGGATAACACCGATTGGGTCGAACGATATGCATGGTTTGGAGCGATGGCCAAGACTCCGATAAATAAA GATACTGGACTCATGGACTCTTCAGGGGAGATTACTGATCTTGGGAAGCAGTATATGGGTTCTCAGGCACCTATGACGCACAGTGGAGTGATAAGATTAGAGTTCCCATTCGGTCTACTCTTCATGTCTACGCTCTTTGCGATTATGACCGTCTGA
- a CDS encoding glycoside hydrolase family 128 protein, whose product MLPASALASCLYAIYLIPFLYSDLAAGRKLPYTRRQNVSAPLKAGLGWGGGGNITQFEGHEVSWYFTWSPQSWVVPPPKQLEFVPQLWGNRDAELFSSVVNTTSIAANGWKNILGMNEPQIPDQANMSAQDGVQLWKTRLEPLKSSGVRLGSPATASGPSGKLWMQEFFSLCAGTCTVDFVALHWYGNVASEFIDYLEDFHDTFQRPVWVTEYSCQNFVNGAQCSYEEIVDFLNATQTYMDQTPWVERYAWFGAMASLPNNVNNLTALMDPSGVINDLGRQYIGSPVIDPSPTTVSSAVPTSTVITMSSLTTSNTSTTSFSTRTVFPSSDSSSSTSLTATSATTTSPYVIINNARSEHLGKSLVVGLSVLWLALALAY is encoded by the exons ATGTTACCTGCATCTGCACTTGCTTCGTGCTTGTATGCTATCTACTTGATACCTTTCCTCTACTCTGATCTTGCTGCCGGTCGAAAATTGCCTTATACCCGCCGGCAAAACGTCTCGGCGCCGTTAAAAGCGGGCCTAGGATGGGGAGGAGGCGGAAACATTACCCAGTTTGAAGGCCACGAAGTCAGCTG GTATTTTACTTGGTCCCCACAATCCTGGGTCGTTCCGCCACCCAAACAGCTCGAATTTGTACCACAGCTATGGGGCAACAGGGACGCCGAGTTATTTTCTAGCGTAGTCAACACGACTTCAATCGCTGCGAACGGTTGGAAGAATATACTGGGAATGAACGA GCCCCAAATACCCGACCAGGCAAACATGAGCGCACAAGATGGTGTACAACTATGGAAGACGCGTCTGGAGCCACTCAAATCTTCGGGTGTGAGACTTGGGTCTCCGGCAACAGCAAGCGGCCCGAGTGGAAAGCTGTGGATGCAAGAGTTTTTTAGTCTTTGCGCAGGCACGTGTACAGTCGACTTTGTTGCCTTGC ATTGGTACGGCAACGTTGCATCCGAGTTTATCGACTACCTGGAGGACTTTCATGATACGTTTCAACGGCCAGTTTGGGTGACCGAGTATTCATGCCAGAACTTT GTGAATGGCGCGCAATGCAGCTATGAAGAAATCGTAGATTTCCTCAACGCAACCCAGACATACATGGATCAAACTCCTTGGGTGGAACGTTACGCATGGTTCGGAGCTATGGCATCTCTGCCAAATAACGTTAATAAT CTTACTGCTCTTATGGACCCGTCTGGTGTAATCAATGATCTTGGTCGACAATACATTGGCAGCCCAGTTATAGATCCCAGTCCAACGACTGTATCATCCGCTGTTCCGACCTCGACGGTGATAACCATGAGCTCACTTACTACCTCCAATACCTCCACGACATCATTTAGCACGAGGACTGTATTTCCTAGTTCAGATTCGAGCAGCTCGACCTCGCTTACGGCTACATCCGCGACCACCACGTCACCATATGTGATTATAAACAATGCCAGGTCTGAGCATCTTGGAAAATCCTTGGTTGTTGGGCTCAGTGTGTTGTGGTTGGCGTTGGCGTTGGCATATTGA